From the genome of Bombus vancouverensis nearcticus chromosome 4, iyBomVanc1_principal, whole genome shotgun sequence:
GCGgttgatttattaattattcatcGACTCGTTCGGTTTCCGTTTGAACGTATTTCAGCTGGAATAAACGACGACTCATGCAAAACCTACCTCGTGTAGACAAAATTCCTGGCGATTTTTCCTAACGATAAAACGTTTAACAAGCAAACATCGTAACACATTGATGTAAGAAACACCTGAACGTGTGACAATAAACGATCCAGTGAATAAGAGACATCCAAGATCTATCGTGACATCGAGCAAGCATTTgacatttaaaataaaaattcacctGATTCGACTATCCTCAGTCGAGATGATGCCGCGTCTCGTTCAGATTAGACGAGTTATTTGGCttagcaactaagtgattgcggattttgtcattaggtggtattgacaaaatccgcaatcacttagttgccaatattATACTCCAGTCGACCGATCTAACGCTGGAATCGTCGACGTTCGAAACGCAAAACGAAAGGAAAAGGTACTTATAGTGTTGCGTTGTTGGGTCATTTTGGATATTCGTCAGCTCTAAACACACGGTATAACGAAACTGATTCTGTAATAGAATTTTCGAAGCATGGCAATTTTCATGGTAACGAAAGTAACTAATAAAACATCGACGCAGCTAATGAAACATCGACTTTGTTTTCTAATTACCACGTCCATGTAAATAAGTCGTAAATAGAGCGTAATAGCAGCTTAAATAGAGGAAACTTTAGGACGAGAAATTGTCATAGCGCGTGTATGTTTTACCAAAAACGATGGGATCGTTGCGAATTACAAGTCGATTGTTTaaacgtttttttctttttttttttttaattcaagtAACTCGTAGCAAATAAAAAAGCTTGAGTTTAGATAATTCGGCTACCCTCAACGAAATACGAAAGAGCTAAGCAAcacgcaaaaaaaaaaacgaataacAAAATTGTGCAAACGAACGCGCGTATTGCAACGAGCGTCTCGTAAGCGCAGCTAAATTTGCTCTCGTTAAGTCCTATAtctggcttggcaactaagtgattgcggattatgtcaatgccacctaatgacaaaatccgtaatcactTAGCTGCCTGCCGATAGAAAAGAAACTCTCTGGAAGGTTAAATCGCACGTTGCCGAGCGTCGAATTACAATCGTCGTAATATCAGCAGGAGACCCGTTCGGCGATCGACGCCCACCGAGCGATAAAGCGCATCGCTGACGCAAAAATCATGGCAAAAGCGATTCGCGGCCGTTTATGTAACGGCCATGGCGATTAAGCACTGGCAGGACAGAAATACTTGCACGAAGCCCCGTTTACTCTCGTGGTGCGCGCGTATGGCTTCGCCAACGTCAGCTCGATGGATTTCCTATAATTCTGGCAGCGAAAGTTCGCGTACAAAATCGAGTGCATAAACATCGCCGTGTTTGTCGATCAGGCGATGTAAAAATTTGTCAGAAGTTGAAATCCTGATCACGGAGACACGCTCgtttcatagaaagaagaccAAAAAGAAAACAGCCCATTAACCTCACTAAAGAAacaaaatagtcaaactcgaagatggtatcccgctggggttagccatccacatgttatttagcaattaagttagacaaatttaccaaatttccagctggacaaattgtaaggtacaaattaaataataaaaaaaaagaaatttcgtgTGCTACACTAGATTAGCCgtgtagtagtgacacacatatATGAGTATGAATGTGTGGGAGTAgtgcgtgcacagcgtctcgtaaaacagacGAATGCAACTGTTCCATTGGTAATGTGATATAgaagatggcgagacaaagagagcactgagacgcgtgcaaatgtatatcgacgaatatcttgtacatcgcatattaaataaatctgaaactattttcatatcaattctaagtgtaatctaagtgttcctatacgtttatttcggcgattaaaaTACTCTGACTGCCACgtcgaaatcacatgtttcgctcaggactccacgagagtatttttattattcaaagcatataatggcgaaataataataaattgatgatgtaagacaacattcttccccaatggaccgtttatgtTATTGGTAGTCACGGACGACCatactcgaagatggtatcccgctagGGGTAGCCATCCGCATGTTATTTAGcaaaagaaaaatttaccaaatgttcagctggacaaattgtaaagtataaattaaataataaaaaaaacgtaCATCGTGTCTCGTCCAGAACTGGCTGAACATTTTGCTCGATTTTTATCAATCGCTTTTCGTAAGAAGATCGCGTGTTGATTTTCTAACGTCGATGCTAATTCCAAGTGGAGAGTACTTTAATGCAACACGGAGAAAGAGAACAAATTTGTAGGTTTAAGATCATCAGGTTTAAACTGGAAACAGATAGGAAATTTCATTCTGATTCCATTTAATTTTACGGCGATCGATATGATCTGAAGTATTGAAGAAAGCGACGGACGTTCGCGTTTAATCGCCGAAAGCAAGTGAAAGCAGCCAGcggtttaaatatttaaaattctcaATTACACCATGgatatttttatgcaaattcctgTCTCTACGAACGTGATTGAAAGAATGGAACCTACGTAGAGACGATAGTTTAACTTATTTTAAGCAGTTAACTGTTTCTTGTCgaatatactcgtcacgaagaaatgacAATATCTCGCGTTACGACTAGCAACTGTCGctaataaaattcaaaaataaagcAATCGTTTCGATACTCTGCGTTTCACCAGATGTCGCTTACTTCTCGCCACGCATTTCAGGTACACGTTTCAAAGTTTTTTCAAAGttcttaacactttaccgaccgcttGCTCCGAACAGCAtctcaggcgcagattctccctggcgccagctgtgtttcggtttagactctccaatatcattcttttcgttcatagCGAAcgaaagtttttcaaattggtataaaactgtgaaagcttacaaagcaatgcaactgagcaaggtaccttactactaaataacaaattactgctcaaataatgagaaaaatTGTCGACGACAAAAccccgattaataggctatcggtcggtaaagtgttaaggAGGTCGCACCAGCTAACTGGCCAAACACCCCATTTCTTTATACTATTGGTTGGCAaccaagtgattgcggattttgtcattagatggtaatgacaatcacttagttgcccaCCCAATACATTTCCAATATTTTGTTCATTTTCGAATATCATGCGCATTAAAATCCACGCTTCTGCTCGTTCTATTTTTCTCTCGTGTTCTTCGCATGAGATCGTAATGCGGCGATCTCGCGTCGCTCTGcatttttcatagaaaaatgAAGAGACGATTGGAAGAGCGGAGAGTCGATCTGGAAGCTGGAAGAGGGTCTCTTctgagaaaaaaagagagagagaatgagagaaagAAATAGCTGGAATTCTTCCTCGTATAATATCGTGGAAATTACGAGAAGGATAGCTCGTTATCGTTCAGCAGGCACGGCGTGTTCCTGGTTTGGTGCGGTGGCGTTCGAGTATCTGGTTTTTAACGAGCAGAAGAGGAAGGGGGAAGAAAAAAATCCGGCTTCTCCGTAAAGTGGCAGGGAAGCAAAGACCGTGGTCATGGTAGGGAAAAAGGGcggcagagagaaagagaaagagggaggagGAACCGAAGTCTGACTCAAACCGTACGTAAGCTATGTGTTCCACCTATCGAAACTTACTCGTAACGTTACACTCGAACCGTGTAATCTTAGACTATTGTGAGCGGGGTTCTTTTACATTCCAGACCACACTTGACTCAGCGTGACGAGACGCGGCAAGGCGCGGGAATTTTAGAAGGCAAACGTAGCGTGGCGCGGAGACGCGACCGTCCTCTGGTATTTCTCACTCGAATTTGTCGTCGGTCGACGGTGAATTCATAAGTGTCGTTAAACAAGTGCGCTGCTAGGCCACGAGTACTagtttctatttttaatttctaatcattttctttttctctttttttcttttctttcttcgtgtCTTAGTTTTAGTCGCATCAAGTATCAATACATCTTCAAATATCAggtagaaaaatttaccgaatgtccaactggacaaattgtaaagtagaaacaattaaaaaaaaagaaaagagaaaaaattctTCAAGTATCAAGCTGCCCCAAAAGCGTATTTCGCTATCCGCACGCAGCTGCTTTATCTGGCAAAGTTTGTAcaaacgttcttttttttattatttaatttgtgctttacaatttgtccagctgggcatttgctaaatttttctaacttaattgctaaatagcatgtggatggctaccccagcaggatcttcgagtttgactattttgtttctttattgaGGTTAGTgggatgttttctttttagtcttctttctatgagagttttgtacaaacgtgaaacctaattTGTCCGATGTGAATAGAACAGCGTGATAGAACAAAACGGATCgttataattcgataaaataacgtGAAACAAAACATGTTCTTTCTTATAaagtgtatttttttttttttttttaataaaacgagAGGAACTTTTGGCACAATCTAACATGAAAGATGTTATTTGCGAGACTCGTTAGTCGAGAAATTAAATCGCGTTGGTCGATTATTACAAATCTACCGATCTATTCGTATCGTACGTGTCTTGTAACGAAGAAACGCTACATAAAATAAGATTTGTCGGAGTTTCGCAATAATCGTAAGCCAATACGTATCCCACCTTATTCGATGTACACGCTGAAATTAATACGGATACCATGGAATACAACTCTGGAGATCAACGATCGGTATCGCGATATCAGGGACATTTCAATCCAAAATTCTATCTACAACGAACGTATCATAGTGTGATGAAAAATGATTCCTGATAAAGTAAGAGAATCTTCGAGTAACGACTGTAAAAAACAAAGAAGGATAATTACCAACGTTGCATCTTTAAATTGTTCTTGCAGTTTGGAATTATCGATGAGACCTCCTtgtgtttaaaaataaatttataaaaataagattTTCTTCCTGAGATATTGAATTCTTATTATATTCgactggcaactaagtgattgcggattttgccaacACCACCTagcgacaaaatccgcaatctcctagttgccaacctaatagaaATGTACGAACATCTGCGGCTCGAGCAATGTAGCGTTTCGTcgtttttgtttcatttgatcgatttctaaaaggaaaaatataccATACACTATATCTGTGTTGTTTTCTCCGTGTCTCTGATTTGTTGCGACAATTAACCGTCGTCCGATAAACGACGCGCAATTCGGTTCAACTGAATCGCGCGTTTATTGTTCGTGTGTTTATTTGAAAGTAGAATTAGACGAAAGGAGGGAAGATGGACTAATTGCTTTGAAATTGTTGGCAGTAGTGCCGGACGAGTTCAGCTCTGGTCTGGTGCAAGAAGCTTGGGTCATCGCCATCGAAAGGTAATTAATTACTTTGTTACTTGCTATTAGGTTGGCagctaaatgattgcggattttgtcactaGTTGGTAATGAGAAAACcggcaatcacttagttgccaacccagtaTATCTTAATTGTAACGTAAACAGCGTTTACGTTCAAATATTCTCCCGCGAATTTTTCCACGAATATAGTTCATATTTACGAAGAATAATTACAAGCATTCATTTCCTTCGATTTTTCCcacgttcttctttttttggttttttttaGCTGGGTTCTATCGCCGATTAACGCGAACAATCGGAAAACTGTTAGCCAAACACAATGGCGCAAGGTTATGGGTAGGAAGAGAGGAGGAACGAACCGATGACACGAAATAGGAAATTCGACAAGTATAGAAGCTATGGAAGCGGCTCTCTGTTCGATAACCATTGTGCCCAGGTCTCGTAATTTCCTGTTGGAACGTGGACAGCCCGTGGCTGGTACACGGTACTCTTAAACAACGATCGTCGATTGCTGCCTTTACATCGTTACATAACGCTAAATTATTCATGCGGAATACCACGCGTTTCCCGCGGCCGATACTTTTCGCACACCCACCGAAATTCCTCGGCCAACGTTTCAATTATTCACGGCATTAATATGTGAAATTATACGTATCCTTAACCTACAATCAGTCGAACGATTTCAGATGAAAGTGATTCTTATTGAAGAATATCGAGGATTATTTGTTTAATACGAGGATTGTCCTGGTAAAAATTCTATTAGTttcgaagaaactttcaatACCAAGCGACTTaatgaaaattcttttatttttgaagaaccTCTTGGTGTTAAACAACCAGTGACATAATGAGAattctcgtttttttttttttttttttttttggagccTTCTAAGTGATCTAATGAAAATTCTTTTAATCTTTCAGAATCTTTTAATACCAAGTCAATCGGTGATGTAATGAAAATACTATTATTTTTCCAGAAGCTTCTAACCCTAAGTGACCTaacataaaaattcttttattttttcagaATATTAACAACATTAAACAACCAGTGTGAGCTAATGAAAATTCCTTTATTTTTCCAGAACCTTGCAAGCGATCTAATGAaaactcttttaatttttcagAACCTTTTAAGAGGTGATCAGTGACCCAAcgaaaattctattattttctcagAATCTTCTAACACCGACTGACATAATGGAAATTCTTGTATTTTTCCAGAACCTCCACTAAATGATCTGATgaaaattctattaattatCCAGAAGCTTCTAATCACAAGAGACCTaatgaaaattcttttattttttcagaATATCTCAACATTAAACAACCAGTGTGACCTAATGAAAATTCCTTTATTTTTCCAGAACCTTGCAAGCGATCTGATGAAAACTCTTTTAATTTTCCAAAATCTTTCATTACCAAGGCGACCAGTGACCTaaagaaaattctattattttccCAGAATCTTCTAACACCGACTTATATAATGGAAATTCCTGTATTTTTCCAGAACCTCCGCTAAATGATCTAATGAAAATTCTCTTAATTTTTCAGGATTTTCTAACATCAAGTCAACCAGTGACTTAATAAAAACACTATTTTTCCATAAGCTTCTAACACCAAGTGACGTaacataaaaattcttttactttttcataACATCTCAACACTAAACAACCAGAAACCTAATGAAAATTCCTTTATTTTTCCAGAATCTTCCAAGTGATGCGATGAAAACTCTACTATTTCTCCAAAATGTTCAAACTCCAAGCAACCTATTGAAAATTCTGTTATTTCTTCAAAATACCTCAACACCAAACAACAAGTATTTCTCTCATCTTTTCTGAATCGTTTATCCTTTAACATCAATTTTCTTGTATTTCCTAAACAACCAGCGACCTAATGAAAATTCCTTTATCCTTTCAGAAGCTTTTAACGCGACTAGTGGTATCCCAAGAGCTTCGACTACCGGTACACCATACACAACCATTTACAATTAAACTCGTACGATTCATTTCGTACTCGAATATTCGTCGATACACCTTCTTCTCGTAAAATGCCACTAATCTCTCTCTAAACGTTAAATTCCCCACGATTATCTCCGTCATCGTCGCTCTTCCGACTCGGTGGTTAGCAAGTAACGAGCGTTACTTTGCATCGGCTACGCATAACCGAGAAAACGTAGTGCAATTACGCTCGCGTGTCTGCGAGTGCACGAAGACTCGTTGAAGAAGAACGTAGAATCGAAAGCTAAACACCCACCGCTAATTCCGCGTTGAATTATTCAGCGATCTCTATCGCGCGAAACGTCCAGGTATTCGAAGCAGAAACTGAAGAAAACGTACAAACGCGTTattatcgtttcttcttttcgaaACGTTCAAACCTGACATTATTTTTCGTAGCTGATATTATTTCCTACCTGATATTTCCTGATGGAATGCAGTTGCTGTTGCGTGGGCTCGGCATTCGCGTTATCGGTGCTCTCCACATTATTGTTCTGCGTGGACAAACGTAGATTATCTTTCGGCGGTCTGGCAGGTGCCCTCTTTTGATCTCTCGGGGGGATGGCAGGTTTCACCCCGTTCAAACCGGTCTAAAAATTCGTTTCAAAGAAAACACAGCTGGCATTAAAGCACCCTGAGGCCACATGCCGCCATCGCGACTACCCAAAAGTTGCCTCCTCCCCTATACGTTTTCTAGAAATTCGTTCTCTTTTTTCCATCTCACGTTCTCCTCTACTTTGTCGCGCGCTCACTAAACCACCTATTTTTCCATCTTCTTCCCTCTACTTTGTACGTTTCTTTATGTTTACATCTacatgtttctttttcttttttcttcttttctttctttttatttttccatattcTTCGCTACACTTTGTCACACGATTTTATCTAACCAGTTCGGTTTCGTTCGCAACTGTTCGAAGAGTCGAACAAGTCCGACGCTGTTGATTACGTTGAAAGCGAACAGCGAAGATCGCATAAAGGAAACAGAAATAGTACGCAGCAAGCgagaataaagaagaagaagaagaagaagaagaagaagaagaagaagcagcaAAGCACGTGCATTAAGAGGTTTATACGTTTGCTATGGCTAGCAGGTGTTCACAATGGGATTTGTCTACTTTCGCATGCTTGTCAACTATAAGCGTGCGTTGAGCATGCGTTGCAATCGCGAACACGGTCGATGCTCTGGCCGTTTTTACTCGATGCCATTGAAACCCGAGGCAGAGATCGCGTGAACATTGGCAATCGTTAGATTTCCCATGTGCCTGCAATCTCACATTCTTAACAATATAAACGGAAACATATGTATTAAATCGTAACATACGAAATGCATCTCTTCGGTGAAAACGTATTTTCGCTTCTCGTTCTACTCGTTGTTTATCGTTGCAAGTATCACGCGAACGTTAGAATCTACGCGACGTCTCTTCTGTCGAGAAACGTCGCGTCTCTTCGCGTTCGCGTTGCTTCTTACGTCGTATACAAAACCGATTATAGAAGAAAACTTTCGATCGATCCTATTTCTTCCATAAATAACGTCGATGTTACGAATTTCTATTATATCTGGCGATGTAAAGTTGCAAGAATTCGCGCATTTCGTATGCTAAAATTCCAAatgacgataatacgtatccGTGGATACGTTCCAGGCGAAAAGTCCGAACAATCGGAAGGTAGATTTCGTACGTGaaattaaagaatatttatGTACCTGGTGATGGTCAAGACCGTCGAAGTGCTGGTACGTGTACGTACGTTTCTTCCTGACGTCCATGCACGGTATCGTCTCGCTCGCCGATTGCCTTTCCGTGTCGCTAGAGTCGCGTAGCTCGCCCCGATCTTCGTTCCACCGCGCGAACAAATTCGATTCCGATCGCCAGCATTGAACATCGACAGGACGATCCACGTCGAAACGAACAGTCGGTAATTCGGTTTCGCTTTTCCACGCGCCCTGGCTCGCTCCCAATCCGTACGAGTTACGATTATCGACATCGACAACTTTGCATCTTTTATATTCGAGAGACAGTCGCGAATTCGTGAAATTCTGCGCATTCGGCGATTCCTGTGACGCGCGGTCGCTTCCGTTTCTTCGACACTCGGAGGCCTGCGCATCCGACAAACAATTTTTACCGCGAGATAATTCGCGCAACGAGTTGCTACAATTTTGATCGGCTTCTCTAACGAACGACGAACGTACGGGAGTACGTTGAATCGACGATCGTTCAGCGAACGGATCGTCGTTAAAGGAACCTACGTCGTTCGGTGGACAGCTATTGTTGCCTCGCGTAGCTTCGTCCTCGAACCGGTCAGCCGAGAAAGTCACAGTGCAGACGCCTGTACGCGAAAAATCGCCGCTCGGTTCGTAAAAGAAACGAACCTGCGGATTGCCGCGAGCCACCGGCTTCTCGCGTCGTCGTGTCTCTGCTCTGTCTCCGAGATCGGAGAATACGAGAGATCGCGAGACACCGTTGGATCCTCGTGCAGACTGAAGACGATCGTCGCACCACGACCCGTTACAGCGATCGCCGAAGATGGCTTCGATCGCCATGAGATCGTCCGAGCGACTATCGAAAATTGGTAAAACACGACGCGAGCTGCTGTCGGAGTCGCAGACATGGTCCGAGCACCTGTCAGCGGTTTTAGTGCTACTGTCTGAGCGATTAGAGGTGCTGGTAGCAGAAGCGTGAAGCAACGTACTTTTGCGTGTTTCGTGGTGCACGATAGAGAAGAAGCTATCGAAAAACAGACTCTTGACTTTGGACCTTACCTTCTTCTCGTGCTTTCTGTCTAACGTACGGGGCGACCTAGTAACTACGTTCTCCGTGGCAGCTATACTCTGATCGCCAGCGGTTGGTAGCGTGACGAAGCTACCAAGGTCGTTCGAGCGAACGCAGGGCGAGGCCACGATGCTCGTAGCGCACGAGTCGCGACTCCCGTCGTCCCCGTGCACCGTCAAACCACCGTTATTATCCCTGCCGATAGTGCCGTTACGTTCGCGTTTCGGCTCGAGGGTGTTGTGCTTGCTGCTTCCGGGCGTCTTGTTCGGCGGAGGATAGACAGGGTGGCACTTGGTCACGGGGACGAAATCGGGCGGACAGTCGACGGCCACCTCGCGGTAGGTTTTGCCGCCGACCACCAGAAAGCTACGATCGACGTGCTCGAGATCGGTGGACGCGTCGCTCCTCAGGGTAGAGTAGCCGCTGGAGATCTGCTGGTGCCTCTTCTTCTTGGGCCGCTGCCTCGAGGACGAGGAGAGGCTGCTGCCAGATTCGATTCCCAACAGATCGTCGCTCGATCCTGCTCGTATCAGCTCCTCCACGTCCAGACTCCTCGTCTTCGCCTTCAGCTTCCCTCTGTCCTCTTGACGCCTCGGTTTCGACGATTTCACCGATTTGCCGGATGCAGCGTTCGGTTCCGACGACTTGGCCAATTCGCTGCCACGTTGGTGCTGATGTTGATCTTTGCTACGGCCAGGGGACGACACTCTGTCCTGCGGATCGCGCGGAATCCTCGGAATCGCGCATTGTTCGTCTATGAGCCTGGTCAGGTCGGACACCTCGTCGGATCTCATGAGAAGCCCCTGTAGATCCTGCAGATCGGCCAGACCGTAGGCAGGATTGTCGAAGGACGTGGCGTCCCTGGCTCGGCCGAACAGAGGCGCTACTTTGATCTCCGGCACCACGGGTCTACACGGCGAGCCCAGATCTATCCTCCTAGCGTCGTAGGTTGGCGAATCTTTGCCACGGTTTTTCGCGTGTCTCAACACCAGGCTACTGTCCAGCGGAGCGGTGCTGTCCGACCTTCCCGAGGAGCTTCTCGGGCTGGCCGAGTCGTCGCTGCAGGTCTTCAACATGGTCGGATAGTCCTCCTTGGCGAACGGATAATCCTCTTCCACGTCCACGTCGACGCTCGACTCCTTCTGTCCGCTGCTATCCTCGTTCACTCCTTCGTCCTCCTCGTCCTCCTCGAAATCCTTCAGATTCCTCTTCAAGTTCTTCAAATCCGGCGAACTCAACGCCGACGGACTCCTGTTCCTATATTTGTCCGTGTCCAACGCTTCCTTCGAagcttctctcttcttctctctgccgcactcgtcctcgtcctcgagGTTCTCCGACTCGATCTTCAACTCGATCTTCAGCATCGGCGGCTGACCGTTCGTTCGAACGCACTGCCTACCGCAGGTCGCATCCGTCACGTCCGTGCAATCCACGGCCGACACTATTCTAGCGCGTTCGTCGACTTGGTTGGTGCGTGGTGGCGATTTAAGGGTGTCGTTTTTAAGGTTTAGGGAGAGGTCGAGGTCGCTAGCGCTACGGGGACCACGAATCTCGTTCCGATAATCGGACGAGCGGTTCTTTACCTTGTTGGGGTAGGCCTTCTGTAGAAGGGTGTCGGGTACGTCGACTGGTAGCTCCCGGTGAGGCCCTAGCCCGCCAGGAGCCCACATCTCATCGGGACCCAGCCCTTCCTGCGGCttctgctgctgctgctgttgctgctgcgaGTCCGTCACGCCACTGCCGCTACGCCTTCGAGACCTGTCCGCAACAAAACGATCAGCTTGTTAACGATTTTCGATGCGATCAAACCCTTCCAACGCCTTTTCTTCGAGGCctctcgcttttcttttttctcctcttttatttttcacgcGACACACGCGCCGCACACTCTCGTCTCGACCCCGCGCGAGTTCGGCCACGCTGTTGTCTCGTGAATAGAAACGACGTATTCAGCGAACCCACTCGCGCCACTTTCGTGGAACAAAGTGGCACAGCAGCAGCTTGGAGACCCGAGGGTGGTTGACACCGATTTCCAAACGATAGCGATCTTTGTTGTACTAATTTTAGACCTTCGAACGGCGTACCAGCACGTTGAAAAACGAATGACAACTACGAGTATCATTGGCGAATTATCGACCGTTGTATTTTAACGTTTTACCGAcagatagccgattaatcggtttcttgtcgccgacgcttaccgaccgataacttattaatctcattatttgagcGGTATTTTGTTATTTACTACCAAGGTATCTTGCTCAATTACGTCAGTcgcgttgctttgtaagctcccaCAGCTTTACACCAATTTGAGAAACTTGTaattcgcgatgaacgaaaagaatggttttgaagagtctaaaccgaaacagagccggcgccagggagaatctgcgccctgagatgccggtcggacgtgcgtacGCTGTTGAACCGgtagcggtcggtaaagtgttaaagcGTCTCTCTGTTCGATG
Proteins encoded in this window:
- the LOC117156499 gene encoding uncharacterized protein LOC117156499 isoform X10, whose translation is MRILKTLHWSRRRSGSGVTDSQQQQQQQQKPQEGLGPDEMWAPGGLGPHRELPVDVPDTLLQKAYPNKVKNRSSDYRNEIRGPRSASDLDLSLNLKNDTLKSPPRTNQVDERARIVSAVDCTDVTDATCGRQCVRTNGQPPMLKIELKIESENLEDEDECGREKKREASKEALDTDKYRNRSPSALSSPDLKNLKRNLKDFEEDEEDEGVNEDSSGQKESSVDVDVEEDYPFAKEDYPTMLKTCSDDSASPRSSSGRSDSTAPLDSSLVLRHAKNRGKDSPTYDARRIDLGSPCRPVVPEIKVAPLFGRARDATSFDNPAYGLADLQDLQGLLMRSDEVSDLTRLIDEQCAIPRIPRDPQDRVSSPGRSKDQHQHQRGSELAKSSEPNAASGKSVKSSKPRRQEDRGKLKAKTRSLDVEELIRAGSSDDLLGIESGSSLSSSSRQRPKKKRHQQISSGYSTLRSDASTDLEHVDRSFLVVGGKTYREVAVDCPPDFVPVTKCHPVYPPPNKTPGSSKHNTLEPKRERNGTIGRDNNGGLTVHGDDGSRDSCATSIVASPCVRSNDLGSFVTLPTAGDQSIAATENVVTRSPRTLDRKHEKKVRSKVKSLFFDSFFSIVHHETRKSTLLHASATSTSNRSDSSTKTADRCSDHVCDSDSSSRRVLPIFDSRSDDLMAIEAIFGDRCNGSWCDDRLQSARGSNGVSRSLVFSDLGDRAETRRREKPVARGNPQVRFFYEPSGDFSRTGVCTVTFSADRFEDEATRGNNSCPPNDVGSFNDDPFAERSSIQRTPVRSSFVREADQNCSNSLRELSRGKNCLSDAQASECRRNGSDRASQESPNAQNFTNSRLSLEYKRCKVVDVDNRNSYGLGASQGAWKSETELPTVRFDVDRPVDVQCWRSESNLFARWNEDRGELRDSSDTERQSASETIPCMDVRKKRTYTYQHFDGLDHHQTGLNGVKPAIPPRDQKRAPARPPKDNLRLSTQNNNVESTDNANAEPTQQQLHSIRKYQEQLRKRKDEEERQEILNRSLRGSTKLHALESHATSLSGQENLAYAQDEVTTTTVSRAPHVTASATLEVEEPPRPLTYGEVVATLERLQLQLRNISGALGISGPGVEAELEAVRTLLVQSRFASALATHHALRNRLRSNKVLKHHAEDASSLARDCVDILEKWQSSSTATGVGGAETIAAVEELTGILTSYDMEALLLAHDSIISYVDGLQRKQSPSSSSPSGPPSPTSSWRGSRVVDNIKIIRIEKTNEPLGATVRNEGDAVIIGRVVRGGAADKSGLLHEGDEVLEVNGVEMRGKSVNEVCDILAGMQGSLTFLVLPAPTSHRNNLSSRREDTNQIQHIRAHFDYDPEEDPYIPCRELGVSFQKGDVLHVISQEDPNWWQAYREGEEDQTLAGLVPSKAFQHQRESMKQTIAGDKSTVRGSKKSSTLLCARKNPKKKKRNKFGANYNDDGYPHYATTAIDDYDSEEVLTYEEVALYYPRANHKRPVVLIGPPNIGRHELRQRLMQDSERFAAAIPHTSRPRKDSEVDGQDYHFISRSQFESDILCRKFVEHGEYEKAYYGTSVEAIRSVVNSGKICVLNLHPQSLKILRNSDLKPYVVFVAPPSLEKLRQKRIKNNESFKEEELKDIIEKAREMEDKYGHLFDMIIINTDTDRAYNQLLTEINSLEREPQWVPASWVQ